The DNA region GCCGTTGTCTGGCCAGAAGTGCAGCTGCGTGCCCCGCACCTGCGCGTTGGGCTGGAAGGACGTGTTGACCATCCAGTACACCGGGAACACCGAGGCGAAGAAGACCACGATGCCGGCTGCTCCGGCCAGCACCGAACCGATCCGGCGCCGCGAGCGGCCGCCCCGACGGGTCGTGGATGCCGCGGGCGCGGCCGGCTGGGTGCGGGCGAGGGCGGTCACAGTGCGTCCTCCTTGACGGTTCGGCGGACGTAGAAGACGGACACGACAGCGAGCATCAGGACGACGATGACCGAGATCGCGCCACCGGCCCCGAAATCGCCGGATCCGAGCGAGACCCGGTAGATGTACACGCCCAGCGTGTTCGTCTGCTCGGCGAGGCCGCCGATCGACTGCAGCGCATAGATCTGGGTGAACACGCGCAGGTCCCAGATGACCTGAAGGATCGTGACGATTGCGAGAATCGGGCGGATGAACGGGACGACGACGAATCGGAAGCGTGTGAACGCCCCGGTGCCGTCCAGCTGGGCGGCCTCGAGCACCTCGTCGGGGACCTGCGTCAGCCCGGCGTAGACGGTGAAGGCGACGAACGGCACCGCGCCCCAGACGATGATGATCGTCGCGACGAAGAAGAAGCTGAGCGGTTCGATGAGCCACGAGTGTCCTGCGAACGGCAGTCCGAACCATTGGCTCAGGACGTTGTTGAGGACGCCGTACTGCGTGTCGAAGATCCAGCCCCACACGATCGTCGCCGACAGCGGCGGCATCGCCCAGGCCAGCAACAGCCCGACCGAGACCATCGTGCGCAGCGCCGCGCCGAGTCGCTTCATGAGCAGTGCGACCAGGATTCCGAGGATCATCGTCACGATCACGCATACGGCCGCGAGGAGGACCGACCGGGCCAGGACCTGCCAGAACTCCGGATCGGTCAGCACGTCGGCGTAGTTGCCCAGACCGACGAACTCCGGCGCCGCCCCGAAGATCTGCGCGCGGCCGAATTCCTGGAACGACATGATGAGCAGCTGGATCAGCGGCCAGCCGGTGATCGCAGCCAGGACGACCAGGGAGGGCACCAGCAGCGCGTACGGGGTGAATCCGCCCGCCCGGCGGGCTCGCTTGGCTCCGGGTGCCCGGGCAGGCTGGGGCGCCAGGATCCGCTCACCCTCGACCGCGCTCACCGCGGGGCCGAGATCGTCGCGGACGCTGGACATGTCAGCTCTTTCTTGTGAGGGGGCGGGTCCGGGTGGCCGGCGGTGGCGACCGGGATCGGACCGGCCGTCGGCGGCCCGGCGGTCGACCTGCACAGCCGCCGGCTGGTGGAGCGCCCGCCCGGTTGCGGTGCGGGCGCTCCTGAGTCGTTCAGCCGTTGAGGATGTCTTCGATCTTCGTGTCCACGTCGGCGGCCAAGGCCGGGACGTCACCGCCCTGCGCGATCTTCACGAAGAAGTCCTCCAGGACGCGCGAGGCCTCGACCTCCGCCCAGTTGGGCGACGCCGGGGTCAGCTTGGCATTCCCGGCGGCTTCCGTGAAGGCCTGCGCCTGCGGGGTGTCCCCCAGGGTGGAGGCCAGCGACTTTCTGGCCGGAATCAGCCCGTTCTCGCCGTAGATCGTCTGGAACTCCTCGCTGAGGATGATCGCCAGTGCCTTCTTGGCCAGGTCCGGGTGCGCGGATTTCGCCGAGATGCCGATGTTGGAACCGCCGGCGAACACCTGGGCGGCGCCCCCGTCCATGCCGGGCAGTGCATAGACCATGGGCGCTGCGGGCGGGGTTGCCGTCTCGCACTCGCTGGCCAGACCGAACGCCCAGTTGGGGGCGGAGAACTGGATCGACTGGCCTTCGCAGTAGGGGGTCCACGGCTCGGCGTTGTCGCCGTCCTTGGGCGCCAGCGAGGCAGTGGTCATGAGGTCCTGCACCTGCAGCAGCCCGGCGACGGACTCGTCGGAGCTCAGCTGCGCGTCCCAGGTGTCGCCGTCCGCGACGGCGATCTCGCCTCCGTTCTCCCAGATGAACGGGAGCGCGTTGTACCAGTCCTGCCCGGCGAAGGCGAAGCCCGACTTGCCCGGGTTCGTCGCGGCGAGGTCCTTGGCCTGCGCCACGAAATCCTCGAGGTTCGCCGGGGCCGCGGCGACGAAGGCAGGATCGGCGAAGACGACCCGTGCGCCCGAGTACAGCGGCGGGGCGTAGAACTTGCCGTCGAAGGAACCGGCTTCCACGAAGCCGGGAAGCAGGTCGTCGCCTCCCAGCGCGTCGAATTCGTCAGAGATGTCCAGCAGCGCGCCGACCGAGGTGAAGGCCGGCGCCTGCGTGTTGCCGAATTCGACGAGGTCGGGGCTGTCCGAGCTGGACAGGCTCGTGGTGAGGCGGTCGACGAGTCCCTCCCACGTCTGCTCTTCGATGACCAGGGTCGATCCGGGGTTCTCCTCCTCGAACGTCTCGGTGAGGTAGTCCCGCGCTACCTGCGGCGTGTCCGCGCCGACGAGCCAGACCCGGATTTCGGCATCCGCCGAATCCGACGGCGACGTGCCCGAACCTCCCGCGCAGCCCGCGAGCACGACGGCGGCCGCGCCGAGGAGCCCGAGGGCTCCGAGCTTCTTGTTCATGGTGTGTTCCTTCGTCTTCTTCTCTCGGTGTTGGGTGGGCCGGGTGACCCATCCGGATGGTGCAGGCCTGCGGTTCGGACCGGGGCGGACGGTGCTATGACACCCCGAGCTGCCCGGACAGGACCATGACGGCGGCGCCGCGCAGGACGATGTCCTGCCCCTGCTCCGTCATCCGGACTCGCACCCCGTCGTGGAACTCGGCGAGCGTGCGGGCGCGGAGTGTGTCGGCGGTCGCTTCGGCCAGTGGGCCGTCGAGCAGTTCAGCGGGGCCGGACAGGACGATCTCGGACACGTCCAGCACACCGACGATCGGTGCCAGCGCGATTCCGAGCCGCTCGCCCGCATCGCGCAGAATGCCGACGCGCGCGAGGTCATCCTCCGCCTCGGCCAGTCGCGCGGACAGCGCGGGGACGGCGAGCCAGGCCTCGAGGCACCCCACCTTGCCGCACGCGCACACCGGTCCCCCATCGGTGCCGATGGTCACGTGTCCGATCTCACCGGCAGCGGAGTGCGCACCGCGCATCGGCTGACCCGAGGCCAGCAGCCCGGAGCCCACGCCGCGGCCCACCTTGACCAGCAGGACGTCGTCCCCCGCTCCGCCGAAGGTGTACTCCGCCAGAACGGCCGCGTTCGCATCGTTGGCCACCAGTACGGGCAGTCCGACGGCATCCTGCAATGCGTTCTTCAGATCGAAGCCCGCCCAGCGCAGGTTGGGTGCGGTGAGGATGACGCCCTCCTCGTTCACGATTCCCGGCGTGCCCACCCCGATGCCCAAGACCGGCGCATGCGCGTCGCCGACCAGGTCCTTCGCCAGTCGGACGACCGTGCCGACCACGTCGCCGTCGGTCACGGCCCGCACTTCCCGACGCGCCACGATGTCGCCGTCAAGGGTCAGGACAGCGCCGGTGAAGACCTCGCTGCCGGACAGGTCGATGCCCACGATGCGGTGGCCGGCGCGGTCGAGGTCGACCAGGATGGCCGGTTTGCCCGGACCGGATGCTTCGCGGACGCCCATTTCGGCGACGAAGCCGTCCGAGATGAGGTCGGAGATGAGGTCGGAGATCGTCACGCGCGTCAGGCCGGTCTCGCGAGAGAGGTCGGCACGGCTCATCGCGCCCTGGTGGAAGAGTGTCTGCAGCAGGAGGGAACGGTTGTGGCCGCGGGCGTGCTCAGGCAGGACCTTCCTTCCCTGCCGCAGCGCTCGGCCGGGGCGGAACGTGCGCCCACCCTCTGTCACGGACGGCGAGACGAGGGCAGGGGCGCCGGGCTGGGCTTCGTGTGGCATGTTTGTTAGTAGAGCTTACGAACCAGCTGGGGCGCAAGACTCGGGGATCCATTTGAACGGCGTGTTTACAAAACCGTTACATTCGGTCCGGCTGCGGGCCTCGACGCACGGGCGATCACGCCGCCGGCTGGGCTCGCTCGCTTAGGCTGGAACCCGGGAGGCCACCATGATCCACCACCGACTGGCAGCCGGAACGCTCGCCGTGGTCGTCGCGCTCGGTATCACCGCGTGCTCCCCGGCCGGACCGTCTGCGGGTGGTTTTCAGAGCACCGACGCCCCTGGCGACGAGGGCCAATCCACCGCGGACGCCTGCGCCCTCATCCAGGAGAGCATCGAGGCGGCGACGAGTGAGTTCGAGAATGCGGCGGCGAACGATCCCGGGAGCGTCGTGGAGTCCATGCGGGGCGCGGCCCAGCGCATCACCGAGGCGGCCGGTGAGATCACCAACGACGATGTCGCGGCCTTCCTGCCGAGGCTGCAGCAGATGTTCGCCGACGCCGGCGACGTCATGGAGGCCGTCGTCCAGGGCGACGCCTCCAAGATCGAGGACCTGGCCGGGCTGGGCACGAAGTTCCAGGAGACCAGCAATGATTTTCAGGAGATCTGTCAGTCCTGACACCGGCGATCCACGCCGCCTCCACAGTGAATCCGTGATACATCCGTTGCGCTCAGGTCATCGGTCGTCACGTACGATGGGATGACGTGTTCGCAGCCGGGGGGTGATGGCATGACCGATCTGGCCACCAGGCCCGGCGCCGAGGGGGCACCGCACGACGGCGCCGCGACGGAAGTCATCTCCGCGGACGGCGACGGTGATGCACCCAACTACGCGTGGGCACCGGCCGATCCGGCGCCGCGCAAACGCCGGCGCGGCCTGTGGATCGGCATCCCTGCCGGCATCGCCGTGGTGGGGCTGGTCGCCACCTCGCTGGTTCTGATCGCGCCCGGCACATCGGTGGCCGGGGTGCCCGTCGGCTGGCTCACTCCGGGCGCTGCTGCGGATGCGATCGAGGGACGTCTGGCGCAGACAACGATCGTGCTGACCGGCGCGGGCGGAGACGCCGAGATCACCGGCGCCGAACTCGGCGCATCGGTGGACGCGCGCGCTCTGGCCGACGCCGCCTTCGCACAGAACCCGATGTGGAACCCGACGACCTGGTTCTCGACGCCCGTCGACGCGCCGGTCCGGCTCGACGCGGATGCCGCGACAGCCGCACTCCGGGCCGCTGCGCCCGACCTCTACACCGATCCGGTCGATGCCACGATCGCCTTCGACGCGGCATCGGCAAGCTATGTGACGGTGCCGTCCGAACTGGGCACCGGTATCGACGTGGACGCGGTCCGCACGACGCTGGCCGAGGCGTTCGCCGCCGGTCAGACGGTCGTCGAACTCGATGCCGAGGCGGCGCCGGTCGAGGCGGAGCGTCCCACGTTCGTCGCCGCGGCGACCGTGAACACGCTCAACTCCATGCTCGACAGCGTCGGCTTCTACGTCGGTGCAGAGCGCACGGTGCCGATCGATCGCGCGGTCGCGGCATCCTGGATCACCGTGGAGCCGACCACCCGGGGAACGTTCGCGATCTCGGCCGATCCGGCCGCGATCCAGCCCGTCGTCGACGGCCTTGCGCCCCTGGTGAACCGCCCCGCTCAGAACGGCGTCGTGATCACAGACTCCCGCGGCGAAGTCCTGCGCGAGGACGCCGCGGGCATCCCGGGTCGCGAGCTCGGCGACACCTCGACGGTGGCCTCGGATTTCGCCACGCAGCTGACGTCGGGCAACGCGGCCTTCACGCTGCCGGTCACCGAGGTGGCTCCCGTGATCACCACGCTGGCCCGGCGCATCGAGGTCAATCTCAGCGAGCAGCGCACCTACCTGTTCGAAAACGGCAACGTCGTCCAGTCGTGGGCGATCTCCTCGGGCCTGCCGGGCAACGACACCGACACCGGGCACTTCCGCATAAGCTCCAAGCTCACGTCGCAGGACATGGGCGAGCTCTGCTACAACCCGAACTCGCAGAACCCGGATGCCTACTGCACCCGCAACGTGCCGTGGGTCATGTACTACAACGGCGATGAGGCGCTGCACGGTGCGTACTGGCACAGCAACTTCGGCAACGTGATGAGCCACGGCTGCGTCAACATGCCGGTCAGCGCTGCCCAGTACGTCTTCGGCTGGGCGCCGATGGGCACCGAGGTCTCCGTTCACTATTGAGCCGCATCTCGATACGCACTGCGTGCTACTCGATGACCGGGCCGCCGTCCGCACCACTCGATGACCGGGTGCGCGGCGCGGACCACCCGGCATGACGAAGGGGCGGATGCCGCGGCATCCGCCCCTTCGTCAGGACGACCGTCAGCCGATCGAGTCGACGATCGTGTTCAGCGTCTTGGACGGGCGCATGACGGCTTCGACCAGCTGCGCGTCCGGCCGGTAGTAGCCGCCGATGTCGACGGGCGATCCCTGCACGGCGAGGAGCTCGGCGACGATCTGCTCCTCATTGGCGGCCAGCGCCTCGGCGACGGGTGCGAAGAGGGCTGACAGCTCCGGATCCGCCTGCTGCTGCGCGAGCTGCTGAGCCCAGTACAGCGCGAGGTAGAAGTGGCTGCCCCGGTTGTCGATGGTGCCGAGCGCGCGCCCCGGAGACTTGTCGTTCTCCAGGAATGCGCCCGTCGCGGCATCCAGCGTGTCGGCCAGCACCTGGGCTTTGACGTTCCCGGTGAACGTCGCCAGGTGCTCGAGCGAGGCGGCGAGCGCGAAGAACTCGCCCAGCGAGTCCCAGCGCAGGTAGTTCTCCTCCAGCAGCTGCTGCACGTGCTTCGGCGCGGATCCTCCCGCGCCGGTCTCGAACAGCCCACCGCCGGCCAGCAGCGGCACGATCGAGAGCATCTTGGCGCTCGTGCCGACCTCGAGGATCGGGAACAGATCGGTGAGGTAATCGCGCAGCACGTTGCCGGTGACCGAGATCGTGTCCAGGCCCTCCCGCAGGCGGTCCAGGGAGTACTGGGTCGCGGCCGCCGGCGCGAGGATCTCGATCGTCAGCCCGTCGGTGTCGTGGTCGGCCAGGTACGTGTTCACCTTGGCGATCAATGCGGCGTCGTGCGACCGCGTCTCGTCCAGCCAGAACACGGCGGGCGCGCCGGTGGCCCGGGCGCGGGTGACGGCGAGTTTGACCCAGTCGCGGATCGCGACGTCCTTGGTCTGCGTCGCGCGCCAGATGTCGCCCGGCTGCACCGCCTGCTCGATGAGCACGTCTCCGGCGCCGTCCAGCACCTGCACGACGCCCGGAGCGGCGATCTCGAACGTCTTGTCGTGGCTGCCGTATTCCTCGGCCGCCTGCGCCATGAGGCCGACGTTCGGCACCGATCCGATCGTCGCCGGATCCAGCGGACCCCGGGCGATGACGTCCTCGATCGTGGTCTGGTAGACGCTCGCGTACGACGAATCCGGGATCACTGCGAGGGTGTCCGCCTCTCCCCCGTCGGCGCCCCAGAGCTTGCCGCCGTTGCGGATCAGGGCAGGCATCGAGGCATCCACGATGACGTCCGAGGGGACGTGCAGGTTCGTGATGCCCTTGTCGGAGTTGGTGTACGACAGTCGAGGACCGCGTGCCAGATCGGCGGCGATGGCCGCGGCGATCTCGTCTCCGCCCGCCACGGACGGCAGTCCCGCGAGGATGGCGGCGAGGCCGTCGTTCGCGGTCAGGCCGGCCTCGGCGATGGCATCGCCGTACCGTGCGAACACATCCGCGAAGTAGGCGCGCACGACGTGGCCGAAGATGATCGGATCGCTGACCTTCATCATCGTGGCCTTGAGGTGGACGGAGTACAGCACGTCATCCGCCTTCGCGGCGGCCAGCGTGTCGGCCAGGAAGGAATCCAGCGCCGCTGCGGACAGGAAGGTCGCGTCGATGATCTCGCCGGGCAGCACCTTCAGGCCGGTCTTGAGCGGGGTGACAGTGCCGTCTTCGGCGACGTGCTGGATCGTGAGGACATCGTCGGCGGAGATCACGACGGACTGCTCGTTGGACTTGAAGTCGTCGTGGCCCATCGTCACCACGCGCGTCTTGGAGCCCGCCGCGAACGGCTTGTTGCGGTGCGGGTGCTTGCGCGCATAGTTCTTCACCGACAGCGGGGCGCGCCGGTCGCTGTTGCCCTCGCGCAACACCGGGTTGACGGCCGATCCTTTGATGCGGTCGTAGCGCGCCCGGACATCCTTCTCCTCGAGCGTCTGCGGCTCATCCGGATAGTCCGGGATATCGAAGCCCTGGCTCTGCAGCTCCGCGATCGCGGCCTTCAGCTGGGGGATCGACGCCGAGATGTTGGGGAGCTTGATGATGTTGGCCTCGGGCAGCGTTGCCAGGCCGCCCAACTCGGCGAGCGCGTCACCGACCTGCTGCTCCGGCGTGAGCTGCTGGGGGAACGCGGCCAGCACCCGC from Microbacterium sp. zg-B185 includes:
- a CDS encoding sugar ABC transporter permease; the encoded protein is MSSVRDDLGPAVSAVEGERILAPQPARAPGAKRARRAGGFTPYALLVPSLVVLAAITGWPLIQLLIMSFQEFGRAQIFGAAPEFVGLGNYADVLTDPEFWQVLARSVLLAAVCVIVTMILGILVALLMKRLGAALRTMVSVGLLLAWAMPPLSATIVWGWIFDTQYGVLNNVLSQWFGLPFAGHSWLIEPLSFFFVATIIIVWGAVPFVAFTVYAGLTQVPDEVLEAAQLDGTGAFTRFRFVVVPFIRPILAIVTILQVIWDLRVFTQIYALQSIGGLAEQTNTLGVYIYRVSLGSGDFGAGGAISVIVVLMLAVVSVFYVRRTVKEDAL
- a CDS encoding extracellular solute-binding protein encodes the protein MNKKLGALGLLGAAAVVLAGCAGGSGTSPSDSADAEIRVWLVGADTPQVARDYLTETFEEENPGSTLVIEEQTWEGLVDRLTTSLSSSDSPDLVEFGNTQAPAFTSVGALLDISDEFDALGGDDLLPGFVEAGSFDGKFYAPPLYSGARVVFADPAFVAAAPANLEDFVAQAKDLAATNPGKSGFAFAGQDWYNALPFIWENGGEIAVADGDTWDAQLSSDESVAGLLQVQDLMTTASLAPKDGDNAEPWTPYCEGQSIQFSAPNWAFGLASECETATPPAAPMVYALPGMDGGAAQVFAGGSNIGISAKSAHPDLAKKALAIILSEEFQTIYGENGLIPARKSLASTLGDTPQAQAFTEAAGNAKLTPASPNWAEVEASRVLEDFFVKIAQGGDVPALAADVDTKIEDILNG
- a CDS encoding ROK family transcriptional regulator, with translation MPHEAQPGAPALVSPSVTEGGRTFRPGRALRQGRKVLPEHARGHNRSLLLQTLFHQGAMSRADLSRETGLTRVTISDLISDLISDGFVAEMGVREASGPGKPAILVDLDRAGHRIVGIDLSGSEVFTGAVLTLDGDIVARREVRAVTDGDVVGTVVRLAKDLVGDAHAPVLGIGVGTPGIVNEEGVILTAPNLRWAGFDLKNALQDAVGLPVLVANDANAAVLAEYTFGGAGDDVLLVKVGRGVGSGLLASGQPMRGAHSAAGEIGHVTIGTDGGPVCACGKVGCLEAWLAVPALSARLAEAEDDLARVGILRDAGERLGIALAPIVGVLDVSEIVLSGPAELLDGPLAEATADTLRARTLAEFHDGVRVRMTEQGQDIVLRGAAVMVLSGQLGVS
- a CDS encoding L,D-transpeptidase, translated to MTDLATRPGAEGAPHDGAATEVISADGDGDAPNYAWAPADPAPRKRRRGLWIGIPAGIAVVGLVATSLVLIAPGTSVAGVPVGWLTPGAAADAIEGRLAQTTIVLTGAGGDAEITGAELGASVDARALADAAFAQNPMWNPTTWFSTPVDAPVRLDADAATAALRAAAPDLYTDPVDATIAFDAASASYVTVPSELGTGIDVDAVRTTLAEAFAAGQTVVELDAEAAPVEAERPTFVAAATVNTLNSMLDSVGFYVGAERTVPIDRAVAASWITVEPTTRGTFAISADPAAIQPVVDGLAPLVNRPAQNGVVITDSRGEVLREDAAGIPGRELGDTSTVASDFATQLTSGNAAFTLPVTEVAPVITTLARRIEVNLSEQRTYLFENGNVVQSWAISSGLPGNDTDTGHFRISSKLTSQDMGELCYNPNSQNPDAYCTRNVPWVMYYNGDEALHGAYWHSNFGNVMSHGCVNMPVSAAQYVFGWAPMGTEVSVHY
- a CDS encoding NADP-dependent isocitrate dehydrogenase; the encoded protein is MTDSTIFYTHTDEAPALATASFLPIVKAVTSQAGVDVETRDISLAGRVLAAFPQQLTPEQQVGDALAELGGLATLPEANIIKLPNISASIPQLKAAIAELQSQGFDIPDYPDEPQTLEEKDVRARYDRIKGSAVNPVLREGNSDRRAPLSVKNYARKHPHRNKPFAAGSKTRVVTMGHDDFKSNEQSVVISADDVLTIQHVAEDGTVTPLKTGLKVLPGEIIDATFLSAAALDSFLADTLAAAKADDVLYSVHLKATMMKVSDPIIFGHVVRAYFADVFARYGDAIAEAGLTANDGLAAILAGLPSVAGGDEIAAAIAADLARGPRLSYTNSDKGITNLHVPSDVIVDASMPALIRNGGKLWGADGGEADTLAVIPDSSYASVYQTTIEDVIARGPLDPATIGSVPNVGLMAQAAEEYGSHDKTFEIAAPGVVQVLDGAGDVLIEQAVQPGDIWRATQTKDVAIRDWVKLAVTRARATGAPAVFWLDETRSHDAALIAKVNTYLADHDTDGLTIEILAPAAATQYSLDRLREGLDTISVTGNVLRDYLTDLFPILEVGTSAKMLSIVPLLAGGGLFETGAGGSAPKHVQQLLEENYLRWDSLGEFFALAASLEHLATFTGNVKAQVLADTLDAATGAFLENDKSPGRALGTIDNRGSHFYLALYWAQQLAQQQADPELSALFAPVAEALAANEEQIVAELLAVQGSPVDIGGYYRPDAQLVEAVMRPSKTLNTIVDSIG